The following proteins come from a genomic window of Methanosarcinales archaeon:
- the fpoO gene encoding F420H2 dehydrogenase subunit FpoO, protein MADCELCGVARPTLCPVKVDVPAYRNAFPTGMWMGICEECTNASHEANGLRSKADGKKCYLCGIKGVDLFTTDIKIPDFSEPYYKDKSRLLCGPCLEAAENAYNKRQKEKAHESHH, encoded by the coding sequence ATGGCAGATTGTGAATTATGCGGGGTGGCAAGACCCACCCTTTGTCCTGTAAAAGTGGATGTCCCGGCATATAGAAATGCATTTCCAACTGGAATGTGGATGGGTATTTGTGAAGAATGTACCAATGCATCCCATGAAGCAAATGGGCTTCGTTCAAAAGCTGATGGTAAGAAATGCTATCTCTGTGGAATAAAAGGAGTTGATCTATTTACCACAGATATTAAGATCCCGGATTTCAGCGAACCATATTACAAGGATAAAAGCAGGCTATTATGTGGACCTTGTCTGGAAGCAGCTGAAAATGCATATAACAAAAGGCAGAAAGAGAAAGCACACGAAAGTCACCATTAA